The proteins below come from a single Spiroplasma endosymbiont of Atherix ibis genomic window:
- a CDS encoding lipoprotein, which translates to MKKLLSLLATTGLVATTSATAVSCKLFEDLKSKGVTLNKEEIEVEQGKTGEINITSVSDLEGIKITGEIENKVTTKVRDKKITITVSKTSEVKDYILTITGNKINNKSFTVKFKASND; encoded by the coding sequence ATGAAAAAATTATTAAGTTTATTAGCAACTACAGGTTTAGTTGCAACTACAAGTGCAACAGCTGTTTCATGTAAATTATTTGAAGATCTTAAATCAAAAGGAGTGACTTTAAATAAAGAAGAAATTGAAGTTGAACAAGGAAAAACTGGTGAAATTAATATTACATCAGTAAGTGATTTAGAAGGTATTAAAATTACAGGTGAAATTGAAAATAAAGTAACAACAAAAGTTCGAGATAAAAAAATAACAATTACTGTTTCTAAAACATCTGAAGTAAAAGATTACATTTTAACAATTACTGGAAATAAAATAAATAATAAATCTTTTACAGTTAAATTTAAAGCAAGTAATGATTAA
- a CDS encoding lipoprotein, producing the protein MKKLLSIFATTSFVATASITVISCNSKDKIKDLTLASDKTNKMVVQDLLENAFLEDKTPISVDENNKLKNDYKDSLETSADPEKYPDYKISAFKGTFLEFKKESKLKDLFNETSKIFDNLTEESLITYAFSFSDKKGDTFGVLYLIKLDNSNLKWDENKSRPISGLVKATQQYKYKVNFLDDK; encoded by the coding sequence ATGAAAAAATTATTAAGTATTTTTGCTACAACTAGTTTTGTTGCAACAGCATCAATAACAGTTATATCATGTAATTCTAAAGACAAGATTAAAGATTTAACATTAGCATCTGATAAAACAAATAAAATGGTAGTTCAAGATTTATTAGAAAATGCATTTTTAGAAGATAAAACACCAATATCAGTTGATGAAAATAATAAATTAAAAAATGACTATAAAGATTCTTTAGAAACCTCTGCAGATCCAGAAAAATATCCAGATTATAAAATATCAGCATTTAAAGGTACTTTTTTAGAATTTAAAAAAGAATCTAAATTAAAAGATTTATTTAATGAAACTTCAAAAATTTTTGATAATTTAACAGAGGAATCATTAATAACTTACGCTTTTTCATTTAGTGATAAAAAAGGTGATACATTTGGTGTATTATATTTAATAAAATTAGATAATTCTAATCTAAAATGAGATGAAAATAAAAGTAGACCAATTAGTGGACTAGTTAAGGCAACTCAACAGTATAAATATAAAGTTAATTTTTTAGATGATAAATAA
- a CDS encoding ROK family protein: MGGTHIKYAFIKDSEFIYKNKLDTPKKDIIEFIFKQINISLEKENINYDDILSVSLTIPGIIFKTGNATSINLGWENYPVLQEAKKIFKNKKIAILNDAKAAVYGEYVHGLKMEKPNVLMYTIGTGIGSGTIINKKLYLGNNTVIVGEVHGGGFQNIRDCKCGLGGCVEAVSGAQNIERILNERKNDLMLKDKELLKKDKISIKDLRKEILSGNQQIYNIFYESFLPLTDHMAVMIHMFDFDVIVIGGGVSKLGDYILKIIEKQIKNKILKPYCDLLDLRLAKLQNDAGIIGVVEYSKNNLES; the protein is encoded by the coding sequence ATTGGTGGCACACATATTAAATATGCATTTATAAAAGATAGTGAATTTATTTATAAAAATAAGTTGGATACACCAAAAAAAGATATTATCGAGTTTATTTTTAAACAAATCAATATAAGTTTAGAAAAAGAAAACATAAATTATGATGATATTTTATCAGTTTCTTTGACAATACCTGGAATAATTTTTAAAACAGGAAATGCAACATCTATTAATTTAGGATGAGAAAATTATCCTGTATTACAAGAAGCTAAAAAAATATTTAAAAATAAGAAAATTGCAATTTTAAATGATGCTAAAGCAGCAGTATATGGGGAATATGTACATGGTTTAAAAATGGAAAAACCAAATGTTTTAATGTATACAATTGGTACTGGAATTGGTTCAGGAACAATTATAAATAAAAAATTATATTTGGGCAATAACACTGTAATTGTTGGAGAAGTTCATGGTGGAGGGTTTCAAAATATAAGAGATTGTAAATGTGGTCTTGGAGGATGTGTTGAAGCTGTATCTGGAGCTCAAAATATTGAAAGAATTTTAAATGAAAGAAAAAACGATTTAATGTTAAAAGACAAAGAGTTGCTAAAAAAAGATAAAATTTCAATAAAAGATTTAAGAAAAGAAATATTGAGTGGTAATCAACAAATTTATAATATTTTTTATGAAAGTTTTTTACCTTTAACAGATCATATGGCAGTAATGATACATATGTTTGATTTTGATGTAATAGTAATTGGTGGGGGAGTTTCAAAACTTGGAGATTATATTTTAAAAATAATAGAAAAACAAATTAAAAATAAAATTTTAAAACCTTATTGTGATTTATTAGATTTAAGACTTGCAAAATTACAAAATGATGCAGGAATAATTGGAGTTGTTGAATATTCAAAAAATAACTTAGAAAGTTAG
- a CDS encoding glycoside hydrolase family 1 protein yields METYRISIQWSRLIYNFEKCSVNKDAYEFYLNYFKEIKKRKIKLIVNLHHFDTPYEIFKNGGWENKNTIELYLKYAKKCFGLFGDIVDEWATFNEPSANVECQYLYGFHFPKVQDFKRSIQVYFNLMVAHSKTVNYFKTIYPNKKITIIVSINPAYPRSQNKADLQAAEFRNMIFVYFQLNLILKGTLTKQLENFLKQYDLIPQYFLEEFEEIKKAKIDYIALNYYQPSRVKAKETKKIEEKIMPLSFYDYYEWPKRRINPHRGWEIYPQGLYDLAMLIKNEYDNFAWMISENGMGVENEEKFKIEVIINDDYRIEFIEEHLQFLKIAIDQGSNCFGYSLWTFIDCWSWANAFKNRYGIVEYDLENKKTFIKKSGIYISELIKLKSQ; encoded by the coding sequence TTAGAAACATATAGAATTTCTATTCAATGATCAAGATTAATTTATAATTTTGAAAAATGTAGTGTAAACAAAGATGCATATGAATTTTATTTAAATTATTTTAAAGAAATTAAGAAAAGAAAAATTAAGTTAATTGTCAATCTTCATCATTTTGATACACCTTATGAAATTTTCAAAAATGGGGGATGGGAAAACAAAAATACAATAGAACTTTATTTAAAATATGCTAAAAAGTGTTTTGGATTGTTTGGAGATATTGTTGATGAATGAGCAACATTTAATGAACCTTCAGCAAATGTTGAATGTCAGTATTTATATGGATTTCATTTCCCAAAAGTACAAGATTTTAAAAGATCTATTCAAGTTTATTTTAATTTAATGGTAGCTCACTCTAAAACTGTTAATTACTTTAAAACAATTTATCCTAATAAAAAAATTACAATTATTGTAAGTATTAATCCTGCATATCCAAGATCACAAAATAAAGCAGATTTACAAGCAGCTGAATTTAGAAATATGATATTTGTTTATTTTCAATTAAATTTAATTTTAAAGGGAACTTTAACTAAGCAATTAGAAAATTTCTTAAAACAATATGATTTAATTCCACAATATTTTTTAGAAGAGTTTGAAGAAATAAAAAAAGCAAAGATTGACTATATTGCTTTGAATTATTATCAACCTTCAAGAGTTAAAGCTAAAGAAACTAAAAAAATAGAAGAAAAAATTATGCCTTTATCATTTTATGATTATTATGAATGACCAAAAAGAAGAATTAATCCTCATCGAGGATGAGAAATATATCCTCAGGGACTTTATGATTTGGCAATGTTAATTAAAAATGAGTATGACAATTTTGCTTGAATGATAAGTGAAAATGGTATGGGTGTAGAAAATGAAGAGAAATTTAAAATTGAAGTAATCATAAATGATGATTATAGAATTGAATTTATTGAAGAACATTTACAATTTTTAAAAATAGCTATTGACCAAGGTTCAAATTGTTTTGGCTATTCATTGTGAACTTTTATAGATTGTTGAAGTTGAGCAAATGCTTTTAAAAATAGATATGGTATTGTAGAATATGATTTAGAAAATAAAAAAACATTTATTAAAAAATCTGGAATATATATTTCTGAGCTTATTAAATTAAAATCTCAATAA